A window of the Gemmatirosa kalamazoonensis genome harbors these coding sequences:
- a CDS encoding Nif3-like dinuclear metal center hexameric protein: MSPVDASLRDVVDALDAELRTRDVPDYGGAVNGLQLANAGVVRRVATAVDFSRAAAEGAAAAGADLLVVHHGMFWGGAQPIVGPAYERLRTLLARDVAVYASHLPLDMHPTLGNNALLARELGLVPDGGFARYKTIDVGVSGEADMETAEIAARASAFAARWGGALRHTPIAPGRRTRRWGICTGAGASSDTLREAGERGLDTLVVGEGPHHTAVDAAERDVTVIYAGHYATETLGVRAVGAWLESRFGLPWTFVGEPTGL; this comes from the coding sequence GTGAGTCCGGTCGACGCCTCGCTGCGAGACGTCGTGGACGCGCTCGACGCGGAGCTGCGCACGCGCGACGTGCCGGACTACGGCGGCGCGGTGAACGGCCTGCAGCTCGCGAACGCGGGCGTCGTGCGCCGAGTGGCGACGGCGGTGGACTTCTCTCGCGCGGCGGCCGAGGGCGCGGCGGCGGCGGGCGCGGATCTGCTCGTCGTGCACCACGGGATGTTCTGGGGCGGCGCGCAGCCGATCGTGGGGCCGGCGTACGAGCGGCTCCGCACCCTGCTCGCGCGGGACGTCGCGGTATACGCGTCGCACCTGCCGCTCGACATGCATCCCACACTCGGCAACAACGCGCTGCTCGCGCGGGAGCTCGGCCTCGTGCCCGACGGCGGGTTCGCGCGGTACAAGACGATCGACGTCGGCGTGAGTGGGGAGGCGGACATGGAGACGGCGGAGATCGCGGCACGAGCGTCGGCGTTCGCGGCCCGGTGGGGCGGCGCGCTGCGCCACACGCCGATCGCGCCGGGGCGCAGGACCCGGCGATGGGGGATCTGCACCGGCGCCGGCGCGTCGAGCGACACGCTACGCGAGGCCGGCGAGCGCGGGCTCGACACGCTCGTCGTCGGCGAGGGGCCGCACCACACCGCGGTGGACGCGGCGGAGCGCGACGTGACGGTGATCTACGCGGGGCACTACGCGACGGAGACGCTCGGCGTGCGCGCGGTCGGTGCGTGGCTCGAGTCGCGGTTCGGGCTCCCGT
- a CDS encoding BMP family lipoprotein produces MAVWASVAACGRGERSSSGGTAAADSGSSAFRVALLTPGPITDQSWNAGAYNGLKAIRDSLGARISHIQTKTPAEFEENFRQYGAQGYQLVIGHGFEFQEAALRVAPSYPKTVYVTTSGNSTAANVAGLTFGFEDASYLAGLVAGAMTKSNTIGMIGGTELPPVKASFAAFTAAAKTVNPKVAVLSSFIGNWDDVSAGKEQALAQIGRGADVIFQNADAAGLGVFQAAKERAGGGVYVVGSNSNQNAVAPDVTLGSVVIDLPHALLLVAREVKDGSFRPRVITLGMREDVVTWVPNPTLASRVPAAVQARVDSVRRLMMSGAFSAEGK; encoded by the coding sequence ATGGCGGTGTGGGCGAGTGTCGCGGCGTGCGGTCGCGGGGAGCGGTCTTCGAGCGGCGGGACGGCGGCGGCGGACAGCGGCAGCTCGGCGTTCCGGGTCGCGCTGCTGACGCCCGGGCCGATCACCGACCAGTCGTGGAACGCGGGGGCGTACAATGGGCTGAAAGCGATCCGCGACTCGCTCGGCGCGCGGATCAGCCACATCCAGACGAAGACGCCGGCGGAGTTCGAGGAGAACTTCCGGCAGTACGGGGCGCAGGGCTACCAGCTCGTCATCGGCCACGGCTTCGAGTTCCAGGAGGCCGCGCTGCGTGTGGCGCCGTCGTACCCGAAGACGGTGTACGTGACGACGTCGGGGAACTCGACGGCCGCGAACGTGGCCGGGCTGACGTTCGGGTTCGAGGACGCGAGCTATCTCGCCGGGCTCGTGGCCGGCGCGATGACGAAGTCGAACACGATCGGCATGATCGGCGGCACCGAGCTCCCGCCGGTGAAGGCCAGCTTCGCGGCGTTCACGGCGGCGGCGAAGACGGTGAACCCGAAGGTCGCGGTGCTGTCGTCGTTCATCGGCAACTGGGACGACGTGAGCGCGGGGAAGGAGCAGGCGCTCGCGCAGATCGGGCGCGGCGCGGACGTGATCTTTCAGAACGCGGACGCCGCGGGGCTCGGAGTGTTCCAGGCGGCGAAGGAGCGCGCCGGCGGGGGCGTCTACGTCGTCGGGTCGAACTCGAACCAGAACGCGGTGGCGCCCGACGTCACGTTAGGCAGCGTGGTGATCGACCTGCCGCACGCGCTGCTGCTCGTGGCGCGGGAGGTGAAGGACGGCTCGTTCCGCCCACGCGTCATCACGTTAGGCATGCGCGAGGACGTCGTGACGTGGGTGCCGAACCCCACCCTCGCGTCGCGCGTGCCCGCGGCGGTGCAGGCGAGAGTCGACTCCGTGCGCCGCCTCATGATGTCGGGCGCGTTCAGCGCGGAGGGCAAGTGA